From the Saccharomyces paradoxus chromosome XIV, complete sequence genome, one window contains:
- the MPA43 gene encoding Mpa43p (similar to YNL249C) — protein MNCSPQVGIGIDVGSSSARVGVYNYNNNALLGMAQEPVRYYHDSSKKSWKFWQKSTEIINALQKCLQKLKITEYDVKSCGVSATCSLAIFERDHTSNRLRPYPNEENVIFWMDSSAVNKCKWLNMECSQQLLDYLGGKFIPEMGIPKLKYFLDEYSHNQDKHFHIFDLHQYIAYELSRLYRWNIEGLLRGENLNGIGNDGEVSGWSSSFYKNILKVPFNVSIGPAGLVSDEKFSTTVVRSCIDSYASWFAVSSPHLETSLFMIAGTSSCYMYGTSVSNARIPGVWGPFNTILDNRDDFSVYAAGQSCTGKLIEHLFESHPCAREILKSGTDIYQVLEQTIHDIEKNNGVSIHILTKDMFFYGDYEGNRTPFADPRMKGSFIGESTDTSVLNLAYKYISILEFLSFQTKLIIDTFQSQSTDIRIQELRISGSQGRNERLLSLISLVNDGVTIIKPKDRVDMMGIKGAYVLAKSAKEKKELADVIKERDITNDSEQFKPLAEYRLGNDSIPLKKLLCVKYYIHLDMAKQQKRYHKLVDQVFSTSN, from the coding sequence ATGAATTGCAGTCCGCAGGTTGGCATTGGTATTGATGTAGGCTCCTCAAGTGCTAGAGTAGGCGTATATAATTACAACAACAATGCTTTATTGGGAATGGCACAGGAGCCAGTCCGATACTACCACGATTCTTCGAAGAAATCATGGAAGTTCTGGCAAAAATCAACCGAAATAATTAATGCACTTCAGAAGTGTCTtcagaaattaaaaatcaCGGAATATGACGTTAAGTCGTGCGGTGTTTCTGCAACATGTTCATTGgctatttttgaaagagatCATACAAGTAACAGGCTGAGACCATATCcgaatgaagaaaacgttATATTTTGGATGGATTCTTCTGCGGTAAACAAATGTAAATGGCTGAATATGGAATGTTCACAACAGCTCTTGGATTATTTGGGAGGGAAGTTCATACCTGAAATGGGTATTCCCAAATTGAAGTACTTTTTAGATGAATATTCCCATAATCAAGACAaacattttcatatttttgatCTTCATCAATACATTGCTTATGAACTGAGTCGTTTGTATCGGTGGAACATTGAAGGACTCTTGAGAGGAGAAAATCTTAATGGTATAGGCAATGATGGAGAGGTATCTGGCTggtcatcttcattttaCAAGAACATTTTAAAAGTACCATTTAATGTAAGCATCGGACCTGCTGGTCTTGTTTCCGACGAGAAATTTTCCACAACTGTAGTTCGCAGTTGTATCGACAGTTATGCAAGTTGGTTTGCTGTTTCTTCTCCTCATTTGGAAACTTCATTGTTTATGATAGCCGGTACTTCCAGCTGCTACATGTATGGCACTTCCGTCTCTAATGCTAGAATTCCTGGGGTATGGGGACCCTTTAATACTATACTTGACAACAGGGatgatttttctgtttatgCTGCTGGCCAATCGTGTACTGGTAAATTGATTGAACATTTATTTGAGAGTCATCCATGCGCCAGGGAAATTCTTAAAAGTGGTACTGATATCTATCAAGTACTGGAACAAACCATTCAtgacattgaaaagaacaatgGTGTATCAATTCATATCCTTACGAAAGACATGTTTTTCTACGGTGATTACGAGGGGAATAGGACGCCATTTGCAGATCCACGGATGAAAGGTTCTTTCATTGGCGAATCCACCGATACATCAGTGTTGAACCTTGCATATAAGTATATTTCCATATTGgaatttttatcatttcaGACTAAATTAATAATTGATACTTTTCAAAGTCAAAGTACTGATATACGCATCCAGGAGTTAAGGATATCTGGTAGTCAAGGGAGAAATGAAAGATTGTTATCTTTGATTTCCTTGGTTAATGACGGTGTGACGATAATTAAACCGAAAGATAGGGTCGATATGATGGGTATTAAAGGTGCTTACGTACTTGCTAAATCTGCaaaggagaagaaagaattgGCCGACGTTATAAAGGAGAGGGATATTACTAATGACAGTGAACAATTTAAACCTCTCGCTGAATACCGGCTTGGAAACGATAGCATAccactaaaaaaattactttGCGTTAAATATTATATACATTTAGATATGGCTAAGCAGCAGAAGCGCTACCACAAACTCGTCGACCAAGTTTTCAGCACTTCCAATTAA
- the RPA49 gene encoding DNA-directed RNA polymerase I subunit RPA49 (RNA polymerase I subunit A49~similar to YNL248C) produces the protein MSVKRSVSEIEIESVQDHPSVAVGSFFKGFRAPSETRFDLYKKKRSGNDEFVLHGENERLEYEGYTDSSSEASNQYVVGLYNPEKKSIQLYKAPVLVSKVVSKSSKDLRGPKIKSKSDTRPSALRNALGEAFGTKKAKKAIADLERNRIDSDKLTDSAIDIVDSVRTASKDLPTRAQLDEITSNDRPTPLANIDATDVEQIYPIESIIPKKELQFIRVSSILKESDKEKKLELFPYQNNSKYVAKKLDSLTQPSQMTKLQLLYYLSLLLGVYENRRVNNKTKLLERLNSPPEILVDGILSRFTVIKPGQFGRSKDRSYFIDPQNEDKILCYILAIIMHLDNFIVEITPLAHELNLKPSKVVSLFRVLGAIVKGATVAQAEAFGIPKSTAASYKIATMKVPFKLPEMTRRGRGPRR, from the coding sequence ATGTCCGTGAAAAGGTCTGTTTCCGAAATCGAAATTGAAAGTGTCCAAGATCATCCCTCTGTTGCCGTAGGAAGTTTCTTCAAGGGCTTCCGTGCTCCCAGTGAGACTAGGTTCGActtatacaaaaaaaagaggtcTGGTAATGATGAATTCGTATTGCATGGTGAAAACGAGAGACTAGAATACGAAGGTTATACtgattcttcttcagaagcTTCGAACCAGTATGTCGTGGGTCTATATAAtccagaaaagaaaagtattcAACTGTACAAGGCTCCGGTACTTGTATCCAAAGTTGTATCCAAGTCAAGCAAGGATTTAAGAGGTCCAAAGATCAAAAGTAAAAGTGATACCCGTCCATCGGCTTTGAGAAATGCATTGGGTGAAGCGTTCGGTACTAAAAAGGCCAAAAAGGCCATTGCCGATCTAGAAAGAAACCGTATTGACTCTGATAAGTTGACCGACTCTGCTATTGACATTGTGGATTCTGTTAGAACTGCATCCAAAGATCTACCAACCAGAGCTCAATTGGATGAAATTACTTCCAACGACAGACCTACTCCATTGGCCAACATTGATGCCACTGACGTAGAACAAATTTACCCAATTGAAAGTATAAtaccaaagaaagaattacAGTTTATTCGTGTTTCGTCAATTCTGAAAGAGTCTgataaggaaaagaagttgGAATTGTTTCCATATCAAAACAATTCCAAGTATGTGGCAAAGAAATTGGACTCTTTGACACAGCCTTCACAAATGACCAAACTACAGCTATTATACTACTTATCACTATTACTGGGCGTATACGAAAATAGACGCGTGAATAACAAGACCAAGCTGCTAGAAAGATTGAACAGTCCTCCTGAAATCTTAGTAGACGGTATCTTGAGCAGATTTACTGTGATAAAACCTGGTCAATTCGGAAGATCAAAAGATCGCTCATATTTCATTGACCCacaaaatgaagataaaatcTTATGCTACATCTTGGCAATCATCATGCATTTGGATAACTTCATTGTTGAAATTACACCTTTAGCGCACGAATTGAACTTGAAACCTTCTAAAGTTGTCAGTTTGTTCAGGGTACTCGGTGCTATTGTCAAGGGTGCCACAGTGGCTCAAGCTGAAGCTTTTGGTATTCCAAAAAGTACTGCAGCTTCTTATAAAATTGCCACGATGAAAGTTCCATTTAAGCTACCTGAAATGacaagaagaggaagaggtCCAAGACGTTAG